The nucleotide window ATAACAGTATATCCATCTGCTTGTAAAGAACGAGCAATTTCCTGGGCCTTTTTGACAAAAGGGCAGGTAGCATCAACTAGCTTTATCTTCAACTCTTCAGCCTTATTTAGAATCTCCGGGCCCACTCCATGGGAACGGATAATCACCACTTCACCAGCAGCAGAATCCAAATTTTCGATAACTTTTATTCCCTGTTCTTCCAGTTTGGCAACAGCCTGCCGGTTATGAATTAACGGTCCATAAGTGTATATTTGACTGCCAGTTTCCCGGGCTGCTGCTTCAGCCACCTGGATGGCTCGTTTCACTCCGAAACAGTAACCGGCAGCGCGGGCTAAGATAATTTCCAACCTGTTCACCCCTGGTTCTGTAAGTATAATTGTTTGTCCATTACCTCAAATTATTCTATTTTCGTCAGAAAAGTCCTGCATTTGCTTAAAAAAAATGTTATTTTTCCCTTAACCTCTTAATTTCAGCCATTATCTGCTGGGCAAATGCCTCCAGTTCCTCTTTGCTTACCTTGCTGCCTGCTGGCCAGGGCGGTTTAATCACCTGACCCACGCGAACAGTAATGGGAGCCAGTAAACGCTGGGTGTTGATTAAGGCCACTGGCAATACAGGAGCCCCTGTCTTAGCAGCCAACATAGCCACTCCCAGTTTGGGCTGTTGTAAATTGCCATCTTTACTGCGCGTACCTTCCGGAAAAATGCCAAAACAGTCCCCCTTCTCCAGGACATCCAGAGCCGCTCTGATCGCTCCCCGGTCACCTGTACCTCTCTTTACAGGAAAAGCGCCCAGATGCCGAATAATCCAGCTAAGTACCGGGACCTGAAACAATTCTTCCTTGGCCAAATAGCTTACCTTCCGATCAAAGGCACAGCCTACTACGACCGGATCCAGATTGCTGACATGGTTAGCAGCAATAATTACTGGTCCCTCTACCGGTAGATTCTTTTCCCCTTCCACTTTCCAGCACCTAACAAACCGTAAATAAGACCGACAAAGCATTCGGGCAAATTGATAAAAATCCACCTTATGTATTCCCTCCCAAACGTTTTAACAATTCATTAACCACTTCTTCGATGGTCATTCCGGTAGTATCAATAATCTGGGCATCTTCTGCCGGTTTAAGGGGAGCAATCTCCCGTCCGCTATCCATTTTGTCCCTTAAAGCCATTTCCTCTAAGAGACTCTCAAAGCTCTGGGTATAACCTTTGCTTTTTAACTCCAAATAGCGGCGGCGGGCCCGCTCTTCCAGAGAGGCAGTCAGAAAGAACTTGTGCTCTGCCTCAGGCAATACCACCGTGCCGATATCCCGACCATCCATTACTACCGGCCACTTTTCTCCCAGTGCCCGTTGCCAAATCGTTAGCTTTTCCCGCACAGCCGGAATACGAGCAACCTGAGATACCGCCTGACTTACCTGAGGCGTTCGGATGGCGTCACTGACATCCTCCCCATCTAAAATCACCCGCAATCCTTCAGTTGCTGGGATCAGGTCCACCTCTGTTTCTGTTAGCATATCAGCGATTTCCTTTTCATCTCCCGGATCCAACCCCTGTTTTAAAACCTTCAGGGTAACTGCCCGGTACATTGCCCCTGTATCTACATATAGATAACCCAGTTGCCGGGCCAGCAAACGGG belongs to Carboxydocella sporoproducens DSM 16521 and includes:
- the cmk gene encoding (d)CMP kinase, with protein sequence MSKLQQIAIDGPAGAGKSTIARLLARQLGYLYVDTGAMYRAVTLKVLKQGLDPGDEKEIADMLTETEVDLIPATEGLRVILDGEDVSDAIRTPQVSQAVSQVARIPAVREKLTIWQRALGEKWPVVMDGRDIGTVVLPEAEHKFFLTASLEERARRRYLELKSKGYTQSFESLLEEMALRDKMDSGREIAPLKPAEDAQIIDTTGMTIEEVVNELLKRLGGNT
- a CDS encoding lysophospholipid acyltransferase family protein; translation: MDFYQFARMLCRSYLRFVRCWKVEGEKNLPVEGPVIIAANHVSNLDPVVVGCAFDRKVSYLAKEELFQVPVLSWIIRHLGAFPVKRGTGDRGAIRAALDVLEKGDCFGIFPEGTRSKDGNLQQPKLGVAMLAAKTGAPVLPVALINTQRLLAPITVRVGQVIKPPWPAGSKVSKEELEAFAQQIMAEIKRLREK